One part of the Chloroflexota bacterium genome encodes these proteins:
- a CDS encoding glycosyltransferase family 39 protein → MSPKHRLWIDRIGLLFILTILAITFLRTNQYWARMLRHPYSVDYGEGPLLHQARVLLSGNTIYPVGWTDYPYTVSNYPPLYITALAMSSTMFKSELMAGRVVTLSAAIASVVFIGLIIHSLTQDLGASVIAALIFAASPIFVRWATLIRVDMLALALSLLAILIAVRFWSTTWSPWLVTLLVTAAFLTRQTTLLAATVAVFVWFLSHDGKKARAFLLIGGISVLGVFTGLNLVTRGGFFLHTIVANMNDYSLGRVLPMFTIFALTMPILIAIALSEIGGAVIAKRPVMMLPASYAVAAIGVGLAAGKIGAGYNYFLELSVVLALFCGTVLARWRASGQKTLPALYLLLAVQSVILVSTNYTLFYSTGLDDSARIQLDKLAGLIEAETEPVLADEHLAEVVLRQGQIVLQPFEMTQLSRQGVWDQTPLVEDIRTGKFGLILVSHPPSSHSSNAAQSTHWTQEMWTAIVEAYEPEGIWADATIYRPMAIDAQQ, encoded by the coding sequence GTGTCACCCAAACACCGTCTGTGGATTGACAGAATCGGGCTGCTTTTCATTCTGACCATCCTTGCGATTACCTTTTTGCGCACGAATCAATATTGGGCAAGGATGCTCCGCCATCCCTATTCAGTGGACTATGGAGAGGGCCCTCTTCTCCACCAGGCTCGCGTGTTACTGTCCGGCAATACGATCTACCCAGTAGGATGGACCGATTATCCGTATACCGTCTCCAATTACCCCCCCTTATACATCACTGCCCTGGCAATGAGTAGTACCATGTTCAAATCGGAATTGATGGCTGGCCGCGTTGTTACGCTTTCCGCAGCTATCGCTTCGGTCGTGTTCATAGGGTTGATAATCCATTCGCTGACCCAGGATCTCGGCGCAAGTGTAATCGCTGCCTTGATTTTTGCTGCGTCTCCGATTTTTGTAAGGTGGGCAACTCTTATTCGGGTAGACATGCTGGCTCTGGCTCTAAGCCTGCTGGCAATACTCATAGCCGTGAGATTCTGGTCAACAACTTGGTCGCCGTGGTTAGTTACTTTGCTTGTAACCGCAGCATTTCTTACACGTCAGACCACGCTGCTTGCTGCCACTGTGGCAGTGTTCGTTTGGTTTCTTTCCCACGATGGCAAAAAAGCCCGCGCCTTCCTGTTGATCGGCGGGATATCTGTTCTGGGAGTATTCACGGGGCTAAACCTAGTCACCAGGGGCGGTTTCTTTTTGCATACCATTGTGGCGAACATGAACGACTATTCTCTTGGACGAGTGTTGCCCATGTTCACCATATTTGCACTTACAATGCCAATACTTATCGCAATTGCCTTGAGCGAAATCGGTGGCGCCGTGATTGCAAAGCGACCTGTCATGATGTTACCGGCCTCATACGCTGTTGCAGCAATAGGCGTTGGCTTGGCAGCTGGAAAAATCGGCGCAGGATACAATTATTTCCTGGAACTGTCCGTTGTACTCGCTCTATTCTGTGGAACTGTATTAGCTCGCTGGCGGGCATCTGGGCAAAAAACCCTTCCGGCTTTGTATCTATTGTTGGCCGTACAGAGCGTGATTCTCGTTTCCACAAACTACACATTGTTTTATTCGACCGGTCTTGATGATTCGGCCAGAATCCAACTGGACAAGCTTGCGGGGCTTATCGAGGCCGAAACTGAACCGGTTCTGGCTGACGAGCATCTCGCAGAGGTGGTGCTTCGCCAGGGGCAGATTGTATTGCAGCCATTCGAGATGACTCAACTTTCGAGACAAGGTGTGTGGGATCAGACCCCATTGGTCGAAGATATTCGTACAGGGAAATTCGGACTAATCCTGGTAAGTCATCCACCTTCTTCCCACAGCAGCAATGCCGCACAATCAACTCATTGGACCCAAGAGATGTGGACAGCGATTGTTGAGGCATACGAGCCAGAAGGAATCTGGGCCGACGCCACGATTTACCGACCAATGGCAATAGATGCGCAGCAGTGA
- a CDS encoding glycosyltransferase family 87 protein, with amino-acid sequence MSSNLLQVDDYVEYWAAGYLNMTGGNPFAPDELLPVQLEIGRHEGVPVMMWNPPFTLAIAMPLALLSYPSSRFLWFLLQMFVIALSASWLWHAFDGPPRNYWLAWLIAFTFYPTFALLQTGQIGGLLLLGVAGFLFFEGRRRPWVAGMFASLTAIKPHLLYLFWIALVLWTISHRRWRVLAGAATTLLGGLMIASIVNPPVILQYLHAATSYPPNDWATPTLGGFLRWVFGARYTVLQILPVSLGFAWLAVRWWHDGSQWRWIEQMPAVVLVSVLTAAYGWSSDKIVLLVILIPLAIWLVTNPPPRIAVLLISASYLMINLLALVRHGGNNDFEYVWFGPALLLWYLCVEWYRSRREKGQVKVKTV; translated from the coding sequence ATGTCTTCCAACCTGTTACAGGTGGATGACTACGTGGAATACTGGGCAGCCGGCTACCTGAACATGACCGGGGGCAACCCTTTTGCGCCGGACGAGCTGCTCCCAGTACAGCTAGAAATCGGCCGGCACGAGGGGGTACCGGTGATGATGTGGAATCCTCCCTTTACGCTCGCCATCGCCATGCCGCTGGCTCTGTTGTCCTATCCAAGCAGTCGCTTTCTCTGGTTCCTACTGCAGATGTTTGTAATAGCGCTGTCGGCAAGCTGGCTGTGGCACGCGTTCGACGGTCCCCCGCGCAACTACTGGCTCGCCTGGTTGATCGCGTTCACATTCTATCCAACGTTTGCCTTGCTACAGACTGGCCAGATCGGCGGCCTGTTGCTTCTGGGAGTGGCCGGATTCCTTTTTTTTGAAGGGAGACGACGACCTTGGGTTGCGGGCATGTTTGCTTCTTTGACCGCAATCAAACCGCACTTACTTTACTTATTCTGGATAGCTCTCGTGCTGTGGACCATATCACACCGACGGTGGAGGGTGCTTGCCGGCGCGGCTACAACCTTGCTTGGGGGATTGATGATTGCTTCTATTGTCAACCCTCCGGTGATCCTGCAATACCTGCACGCGGCCACGAGTTATCCACCGAACGACTGGGCCACGCCTACACTGGGCGGTTTCCTCCGCTGGGTGTTTGGCGCTCGATACACCGTCCTGCAAATCCTGCCCGTGTCACTGGGCTTTGCGTGGCTGGCCGTTCGCTGGTGGCATGATGGTAGTCAATGGCGTTGGATTGAACAAATGCCGGCAGTCGTGTTAGTGTCGGTGTTGACCGCGGCCTACGGCTGGTCCTCGGACAAGATCGTGTTGCTTGTGATACTGATTCCTCTTGCCATCTGGTTGGTCACCAATCCTCCGCCTCGGATAGCTGTCCTGTTGATATCGGCATCATACCTGATGATCAACCTGCTAGCATTGGTCCGCCACGGTGGAAACAACGATTTTGAGTATGTCTGGTTCGGGCCAGCTCTCTTGCTGTGGTACCTATGCGTAGAGTGGTATCGATCCCGCCGAGAAAAGGGGCAAGTGAAGGTAAAAACCGTGTGA